The sequence below is a genomic window from Silene latifolia isolate original U9 population chromosome 7, ASM4854445v1, whole genome shotgun sequence.
ATTTTCCTTAGTAAGTTGGACAAATAAATGCGAATGAAAATATAATACTCCGTTATAATTAAGTAACCTTTACTCCccccattcaactccactttgcaagtaTTTCTTTTCGTTCATTCAACTCTACGTTACATGTTTCCTTATTTGGTTAAGAAAATGATTATTCTATCCTTGCTGAAaatctatatttacaaaaaatgacATTCATATGGACCATATTCCATACTAATCCACCATAAAACTCCACCTTTatatttatttaatatttttaacatcTCCATTCTCTTTCCCGATatatttttaataatttttttaatctGTTTCTTAACATGGTTGTAAAaacaaacatgtaaagtggaggtATTATAACAATTGCCTTTGCTTGAGATCGCCTTATTTCGCATCAGTAACAAGACCTCTCATGGAAGAAGacatgggtggtgggacaccccacgtgctttcccactcacaccctaaatgggTTTTTTATGATGAGAGAAATAAGATCCGCTCAACAACGATTTTAGAGCGGATATGGcgatctgaaataagaatttcAGATTATTATAAATGATTGTATCTTACCGGAAGGCCACGGGGAAGCTTGTTTAGAGGATGAGCTGGCAATTGTTTTGATTTTTAAATTGGCTGCCCATAAAGCATGGAGAGCATACACACTGTACGTACAAAATACAATTAACGAATTTCaccaaaatgaaaacaaaaaaacacataCTAATACAATAacaatgacaaaaaaaaatgataaaaagagGTGAAAAAAAGCAAAGGGGGGAAAAGAGACAGAACCCGACCCAAAGCCCAGCCATTGACAGACAGTAAAGCACCGACTCCTTCATCTGACAGGGGTATTCTCGTCATTGAATATCATCATCAACAACACCATCCATCCATTCATCCCCGTCTTCTTCATTTGtgtctttctctttctctctcttctcaCTTCACTCACTCTCTCACTTTCCACTCCTCTCTTCTTCATCATCATGTCTTCTCGTACCCAATCCCACAAACTCGGCAGCGGCCTTTACGTCTCCGGCAAACGCGACAACCACTCTTCCACCACCACTCGTACCCCAACCATGTCCTCCCGCTCTGGACCCTACACCGCCGCCGACCTCTCTAAATCCGGCGAACTCGCCAAAATGTTCGACATCTCTCTCTCCTCATCCTCCTTATCCCAACCCACCACTCCTAAACTCCCTTCTCGGACCCCTTCTCAGCCCAACTCCGGATCCGGCCCACAACCCGCCGTTCCTTCTCGCCTTTCCAACTCCGGACGCGTCGCCCTACAACCCACCGGCCTCATCATCTCTGGCCCACTCACTTCCTCTGCCGCCCCCACCAGGAGATCCGGTCAGCTCGAAGGGAACTCCGGTCAACAGCAACCCGGGAACAACCACCAGCAGGCTTCCGGCAAGATGGTGTATGGGGCGGCGGTGACGAATATGGGGAAGGAGAAAGGAGGGAGGTATGGGGTGAAAGTGTCTAAAGCGATAATGTGGGTATTTGGGATACTTGTTTTGATGGGTTTGTTGGTGGGTGTGTTTCTTATGGTGGCGGTTAAGAAGCCTGTTATTTTGGTTGCTGTTATCGCGGTTTTGGTTCCGGTGATGGCGGTTTTAGCGTGGAATTATGCGTGGAAAAAGAGGGCGGTTTTAGGGTATGTAACTAGGTTTCCTGATACTGAGCTTCGTGGTGCTGTTGATGGTCAGTTCGTCAAGGTTACTGGGGTCTGTATTCTTCTAAATATCCTATTTTACTTGTTCGATTGTCTTTTTTAGTAATTCTATCTGTCaccttttattattgtttattattaATTACTCCTTCTTTGATTGATTGT
It includes:
- the LOC141593122 gene encoding putative membrane protein At1g16860; this encodes MSSRTQSHKLGSGLYVSGKRDNHSSTTTRTPTMSSRSGPYTAADLSKSGELAKMFDISLSSSSLSQPTTPKLPSRTPSQPNSGSGPQPAVPSRLSNSGRVALQPTGLIISGPLTSSAAPTRRSGQLEGNSGQQQPGNNHQQASGKMVYGAAVTNMGKEKGGRYGVKVSKAIMWVFGILVLMGLLVGVFLMVAVKKPVILVAVIAVLVPVMAVLAWNYAWKKRAVLGYVTRFPDTELRGAVDGQFVKVTGVVTCGSIPLESSFQREPRCVYVSTELYEYKGWGGKSANPKHRCFSWGSRHSEKYVADFYVSDFHSGLRALVKSGNGAKVTPLVQPATVADITKEKRDLSPNFLQWLAGRSLSSDDRVMRLKEGYVKEGSTVSVMGVVRRHENIVMIVPPEDPISTGCQWLRCLLPMYIEGLILHCEDNQNAEVIPV